Within the Macrobrachium rosenbergii isolate ZJJX-2024 chromosome 17, ASM4041242v1, whole genome shotgun sequence genome, the region tactgataaacataccgactataggcgacctcagatccacacctgacaggtgtcagggaggcagtttggaaactcattggcactactgcccctgtattgtgtttacaaatatgataatcctattttcatacttctctactgcctgccttaaaatttaaacaatttacaaatttcttttgatattaaaggatcaagcttatacatcccttgactgatattcatattatggttgtaactttcttttataaagctagattcaatgatattcctttccagtgctttattagaatatacaatcctttttgcccctttcCAGTTGATAggatgattgttctcactaacatgtacaaaaataccactgttcccctgtgcatgtCTCAcacatttcattataatgacttaccaaaacactgtagcCCGTCCCCTAAGGGTTGATATAGTGGTGTGAGAAATTCCTCAACAGTCTGTTGTAGTGATgcatcatcacttgcgaatcctattcTCAGGCCGTCCTCAAATTtacaactgcaaactgatgatgacattattaataacaataaaaaacaacaatctCAAAGAtcaatatgatgaaatgtattttaaagtcttacttatcgttaaaattcacaagttgaattacagttattttgatcatgtatatttttgtgttttacagaatgttttagTTGAAAAAAATGTGTTAGTGGACATATGGTCTTAACTGTCCCACTATTTTACTATggatgatcttaattatctcacattGATTTAACAGTGCAcagtattaatataaataataagaaactataatgaataaataactataataaaaaaatttgaaaaaaggaaataaatatgtttttgcaGCGGTAGTGATGTTTGTATAAgctcctgaccccacagttccaaaatccaaaaaattaaaaaaccgaAACACATCTGACTACGAGGATTTCAGATAAATGATTGTGTACCTTATTGTGGGAGTAATACTGTATACGTACAGTATTCCAGtggactctgtatgaaatttaccataaatactactgtacagtacttaaaacGTTTGCGTTATCACGACAAGCCACCAGGGTGGCGCTATTGTTTGTTACATCCACTCATGGCAAATGGCTGAAAGACAAACTGCCGACATATCGTAAACATTGTTTCATAAGTTTGTGATAACTGACATAATtcggcttgttttcaatattttattaatttactgtaataattaggcttgtttttcagtgttttattgctagcaacaatttttgtgcctatcaagtacagtacagtacctagcctagcctacggTGCTTGGTCTCCCATCAGTAATACAGGCACATTGGAAGTAGGGcagttttttgatacagtatacatttagaaataaaaaagtgtaTCTAATACGGtatgttatttaactctgaacttatttaattgtaatttatgtgtaatgttttatataaaaaggcaaggttatgGTAATAACTGGTGGTCGAGAATGGATTAATCCGTTTTCAGTTATGTCTTATGGAAAAAATTGATTTGGATCTTGACTGAATCGCATCTCAACGCTTCTTCTGGAACAGATTAGCGTTGAGGTCTGGAGTTctactgtataaataatatatatatttttttttttctacagtactatatatatgttttattatatatgtaatttttatggaTATATCTACagctcttattatttattttccagattCCAAAGTACACAAATTACTGGTATTTCTTCAGTTTGGTACTATGTTACTGCTCTGAACATGGCAGGAAGATTAGTTATTGAAGTTAAGCAGTCAGTAAGCATAAAATACCCACGCGACAGTGATGATGGAAAAAATGTAACACAACCTGTGGCATTAACACCACAAAATGGAGCCCTAGCAAAGGAACCAGTTCCTAATATTAGTCGTCTTCCAGCAGTCAGGACATCAAGTTGTCAACTAGAAGTCCCTCTCACAAGAACACCAAAAATTGTAGAAGTAAAGTCATTAAGTGTAACTTTGCAAGTTTCAAAACCTAGTGCCAACAACTCTCCAGTGGTGTCTGAAACTCAAGTAGCAAGGAGTTATGGAAGTAATACACCAGTAATGAGAAGCAGTATGGACAACACTTCTCCATCAGCAAAGCTGAAATGTACGAGTAAAGATGAGATGCCACATGTGCTGCCAGTCATGACTCCAAAATCAGATCAACTTGCTCCTCGAGGTTCAAAGGAGAACATTATAGGTGAGCAGTCCACCAGAACACCAAGGACAAGGAATCCAAATTCCTCAAAATGTTACTGCACTCCAAAAATTCCATATCTTGCAGTACATCCCAAGAGCTCCGTTCTAGAAGTAGCTCACAATGGCAACAAAAGATATGACTCTAAGGGTTTTGCTGATCAGTGTCAAGTAAATGATAATATTTGTGAGACACCTGCGGACAAATCTGGAGGTCATCAACTTGATCCTGAAAAGCAGAAGCAGTGTGATCTTAGAGGAGGTGCATATAAAGACCTAGAATGTGCCTTTGATGTAGAGAGTGAACAGGATAACCTTCCTTGTGCACTTGTTACAGAAAAGGGCAAAGAACTTCCTGAAAGTTCTACTATCTCACATATAGGAAGAAACTTCACTCGTCTTGACAGTGTCATGCCTTCAACTGATACTAGTAGGCATGACTTCCTAGAAGAGTTTCAAAAGGTAGTGGAAAGAGTCAAGACAAAAAGGTCTACACTAAGTCGAAGAAGATCTATACAGAGCTTTGGTGGGAGAAAGTCATTTGGTTCAGGTTTACCTATGCAGAGCCTTACAGGTAAGTAAAGTGTAAAAGTTGTAATTGTATTTCCCCCCAAACCACTGatatatttcaatgaatttttccAGATATTGTATGCTATATATTATAGTAACTtgattacaaaaatttattgcttTTACCAGTTGATAGTTTTTATTCAAAGTACTCTACAGCATATTCAGGTAATGTACAAACGTCCCATTTATGTTTGGAATAATGAAATTTACTAAAAGCTGTTGGAGAACTGTTCAAGAATACTTGAAAACCTTAGACCAAAAGAATGGGAAAAgagtataataattaataataacaaaactaaaggGTTTGAAGAGGGAAGTCAGGATAATCTATAATTATCAGCTAGGCTCATGCCAGAGGGACCAACAACAGAGGCAGCCTTTATAACGAGGTAACTACAGGAAAAGTAtcatgcagagagaaagagattaagcCATGCATTTTTAGACTTTTAGAAGGCATTTCAGACAGTACCAAGCCAAGGATTTAGAAGGTTATTTCAAAAGAGGGGCACTGGATAGAGACTCACTGCGCCATAACACAAGATCTAGAGTGAAGCCAGGGCAGATGGAccagaaaaatttaaaaccatttgcTGATTATTGCAGTTATGGGGAAAGCTACCAAGGAGTTCAGAAAAAGAAGCCCATGGGAGCTGCTATATGCTAGGCCTTGTGCTAACAGAAAGAATCAGAGGAAGGGGTTATGGAAGTGTAAATGGCAGAAGAATATAATGAATAGGAGGGGACTGAAATCAGTGTAACCAAAGCACAACCAATAATGGCTAGAAAAGAACCAAAGGAAAACGTACAGTATGAAAAATGGTCATATGTTTAGGGTTGCAGCATAATCGAGGAATGAGAGACTTTTAACATGCTAAATTTCCAAGGAGAGCAAATGAGGATGTGAGGGAGGTGGAACACCATGTTGCAGTAGAATAGCAGGTTTTAGAAGAGGTAGAATATTTCTGTTATGTTGGGGACACAGACTGTGATGTAGGTTTTAAGAGGGGAGTAAGAAATAACAATGGTATCAACATCTTAGGATGAGAAGTGGAAAGAGTCTAGATTAATATTACATAGATATTCCTTATTAGTAGAGACACCAAAGACTTGTGATGAGTACACAAATCATGTACTACCCTTTGTAGCTGACAAGGGCTTTAACCGAAAATAAGTGCTCTGAAATCAAATTACTTATGAGGAAGAGGTAGAGAAATGTGGTGTCAAGTGGTTGAGACATAGACAAATCCCAAAGATTCAGGTGGTTTGGACATATAATGGTGATGAGGAACAGCCATTGAAAGTAGTTGTTGATATGGAAGTACCAGGGCAAAAGGCCTTTAAGATGGCTCAGGAAACTATGGAAAAAGGACATGGGTGAGGCCTGTACAAGGTAAGAATTTGAGTGGAAAGTGtataagaaagaagagaatagagagaactcatttcatgtcTAACTCCAAAAATGGAAAAGCTGATGCAAAATTGTCTATGTTGATGATGGTAAGGAGTTTTGTCATTATTGGCTTTTGTGATGCTCTAGGTGTGCATTTATCATCAGTTGATGGAAAGTTCAAAAGGTACTTGTTTTGTCCTAAATGCTGCACTGTACATTGGCAAATATCTGATCTAATTGGTTacactttattttatcaaaatcctTTGAGAATTTAGTGGttccaaaaatttatattttatcaatccTTTGAGAATTTGGTGGTTCCAAAACTTGACTGTGGCAAAATGTACATTGTTCTGGCTTATGGTTTCTGAGTTTAgagttaatttttcttgtttgctgtaaatttattttttgtgatgtaaTGAGATTTTGCTCATTTGTCAGCTAGGTAACCGTAGTTGtgtttttatacttaaaaattaCGGACAACAGAATGATGCATTGAAATGAACtaagaattaaaatttctttacttttattaacttaaaaaaagaataaagaatcatAAGTTGTTTTTGCTCCATGTCAAAGTGTGATAGATTTCccttttaatgatattttattattatttatgccagCTTTTGTAAATGAGAAACCAtaggggaaaataaagaaataaataaaggcaaaaattttaattaatttttttctgtactgGTTAAATGATAACTCTTTATGAAAGCTCCCATTTTAGTGGGATATTAAATTTAAATCATCCCCCAACTCCTTCCTGAGGTCATCCCAATACCATCCAACATCATCAGAATCTTGAAGAATGAGATTTGCATATTATTTGACACTGGaatctcaaaaaattattcacttaaACCTCACCAAAGCTGTGGAATAATagctatttctcatttttttaaaatttgtgattCTATCTTGTTTACAAATAGAATAGGGTTTATAACTGTCAGAATCTATGTTATAAGATTCTCAACTTTTGTGTAGGTTTGAAATGAAAGAGGGTCATTGTGTCAGAGTTAAATGGTAGACCTGATTATAAAAGTATAAAGTATCTGTTAATTAGGTAACATTCTTGACAAGACTGGAATTTAGAgggctgtaaaaaaaaacaatagaatggTTATACCAAAAAGAGCTTGCTGGACTACTGGTAAACGGAGTATCCCATtgataaacagtaaaaatttGATGATCAGGTACACTATCAGACTTAGTTTTCTGTATGTAGTGGACACTTGGCCAtttagaaaggaaataaaggacgATATAGAAAtgtgtttgtataaaattttaGATTCATGGTTGGAGTATGCTGGGAAGACCATAACACAAATGAACTAGCAAGTAAGCAGTGTTCAGTTGCTGGAAAATAgatgaagattttaaaagaattaagtTGGTTTAACTAAGGTAGGTGGAGCATTACGTTAGCAAAGTGATAGATTTGGAAGTTGCATGAAGCCTACTAGAACCAAGGCCAAATCATGGAGAAGGGCATAAATGAGGAAATACAGTATATCAGATGGGAATTCAGGTAAAAACTTGTACATAATGGAGAGAGAGCTCCATTCAGttgaaatgtaaatatagtaatagtaatgatgatatgGTTTGCAGCTTTTGCCACTTACATTGTACTCAAAATAGGAAGAACTAAAAGCATGGAAAGGAAGAAAGTtctaagaaatggaagaaaaaatataaaattatacttgTTTACACTTCATGTTTCTCTGTTCTTCTCCTGATGTCCTTTgctatatcatttattatttgctttatcTTTCAGTATTTGATATTTCACTTGATTGTTCATTTATATCACATAAAATGTTGTGCTTTGATCTAGATTTTCTTTGTAGCAACTGAAGTGGTTGCTAGTTTACTACATCTCCAAGTAGGGAACCTTTTTCAGGTGGAAGTATTGCCATTGTTTACAGGGTATCAGTTGTTCTTGTGGAATACTCAACAAGGAATATGATTTCATCCTTAAGGTTTTACATTGCTTAGCACTCTACTACAGTGTAGTTTATGTGCTTTTGGGGTTTTGGGGTTTTTGAAGTCAGTTTATTGGCTATGTTTCAacagaaattatgtaaaactCCCACAGGCTACAGAAATTTGATGTTTATGCTTACATACATTAATGTTTGATGGTAATGCTTACTGCGATATACCATATTCTGTAATTTTATCCCAATGTTctgaatttcttattttaactactgtaccatatttttttcttggctCAGATTTCCAACATTGACACACTCTCATATGCTTCAAAAGTCAGCCATCTAATATGAGTGAATATGCaatgttcattcattttatcataatgttatgaatttcatattttaactatTCTTATTTTCTTAGATCAGATCTCCAACATTGATGCTAATCTCCCATATGATACAAAAGTCAGCCATCTCATAGATATTAGCCTAAGGGAAGCTTTGAGGAGGCTTGAAGAGGAATGCAAAACTGATGAATGTTTGGAAGATGTCCGTTTAGATCTAATCACAAACTCAGAACGGATTGGTAGCTGTACTTCTTACAAGGTAGTTGATGAATGTAAATCAAGGAAGAAAATTGATAGCACCTTACAAaggtaagtttttcattttcctttttggatCCTTTGTTGATGAATCCTCAGAAATCTCTAAAGTAATTACGCATGTATtcatatcactttttttttttactgaaagctaATTTTAACTAAATAATTAAGTTGATTAATCAGACCTGTGACCattcttaaaaatacaatttatgctTACTTGAGGTGACGCTTCAAAGGCGAAGGAATAGGAGAAAGGAAGGggagaaagatgaaatgaaaagtgaATGTAAGACTACAGATTAAGAGGGGAAAGAGGAAGTGAGGATGAGTGGAATTAAGAGAGAAGTAAAAGTGGTAGGATGGTTAAAAGAAGATAGGATTAGGATAGgaggagaaagacagagaagaGTAATaggagaaaaattgataaaagaggagaggaaatgagaatgaaaacattgagaaaagaagggaaagaacCAGAGGGAAGAAAAGATGAAGtctaaggccgggtattcacgattaGGTTTACCTGTCACTCCACCTGTCAATTCATTGAATCTGGCGTTAAAACATACATGTAGACGACATTTTGTGGGCAGAGCCAGTCCACTCGCCAGAACGGGTAAACTGATAGAATTACCTCAAGTTCTtctgaccgactgacaggtgattgCATGTGTGGATTGGTAAACAAGATTTTATGACAGTTCGCCACTGGATTTTGCCTGGGAAGGATCTTAGCTGCTCAGACCAGAACATGAATAAACTATGTTTAGGcctatttcatttcattgttagactgCAGCGCTAGTTGTAGACCGTTATGagtccaaataatttttaaaaaataaaagtaaatatatcctTGTGATAaatacaatttggtataggcctaggccagtgtcTTGCCTTTTTATGTGAAAGTAGGCTTCatggtccatttcataaataactgaaccaacccccagTTTTGATTTAAGCTTAATCATTAACATTGCATGGGAGTAGACATCTCTTTAATAGGCGATGAGTCTTTTACGCCTTTTtgttctttcctattattaagtgaattgctgcagcagcTAGTCTATATTGCTTCACCTCCTCAAAAGCCAGCGGAGTTTCCAGTGGATTTTCCATCGGTGACATGTAGTGTTGCCACAACGAAGGCAAGGTGAGAACTGAGGACGATGACCTAGAGTTGtcagtccgactgacagttcttcTCTTTTCATGTGGACACTCATCCATCGAACAgtcatgggtgaactgacaggtaaccTGATCATGAATACCCGGAATAAGGAGGCATTGtaggaaagaggaaatgaagaattaAGTGTTTGAAGTAAAATATGGGTATAAATAAGGTCAGGagaatgagaagaaagaaaacggagttGATTGGAGGGTAGAAGGAGATAAGAAAAGAGGAGTCGGACAGatttgaagaaaacaaacaaatgtaggAGAAGAAAACATAAGAAGGTAGATTATAGAGAATTAGGTtgtaaaaggaaggagagagagaaaatgagaatgaatagTGCATGGAGAAAATAATTGTGATTTTGTGTCTGGAAAGGTTGAATTTTTGGCACTTTTCTAAGTATTTGAGGGGtgagaacaaaacagaaaattttaaaatttccataccaatgattttcataaaaatttacactGTGTATGTCTTTAAATGACTAAACAGGGTTTCTGTACCATGTTTTCATTCGTTTAGACCTATTAGTAtaggaagaggaccttggagtagCATAGTTCGGGGATGCAAACTTTCAGGGATAAGGGGAATTTAAGCCATGGGCAGAATGGCCCATAGGATTGGATGACTGGTCCAACTCTTTACTACAAAGTAGGTACATAATTAGAAAGAGGCTGACAGTTCCTTCTTACCAGTGGGTCAGAGTCAGTCACCAATTGGTGTTCTGGCAATTCTACCATATGTAACACAGAAGTTATGTGCCAGAGGGATTTTACATTGCAAATTAAAGCTAATTGTAATTGATGtttgtcattaaaaaattaattttattactttcttgtGGCGAGTTTTTTAACGTGTTTCAGGTTGTATGCaagtattttggtaaaattttccaTGCAGTTTTTATGTCAGCATTTTTGGTGATTGGTTTTAGATGATTTTTGCTCTGTATTTTCTTAGCCTGTTTTTGTTCATGCCTCTTAGTAGATGTATTGGTCTACTTGGTAAGCTGTGGGGTAATTTTATCTCTGGTTTTGAAAGAGATCTACATCACTTATTGGTTTGAAAGAGATCATAGTCACTTAGTTCCAAGGTCAGGTTTTTCTCCCAAAGTTTCTTGTTGCACTCGGTAATGACTGCTGTGGTGGAGGCCCTCTTCCATAGAGTCCTGCTTTGCTGTGCAAGAAACATCTGTTAGCTCTTGATACTAATTGTGTTTATCCCATTTTTGCTCAAGCCCCTGGGTCTGTGGATGAGTTTAAGAATTTCTTGCTTTATTCCAGGCAGGAAAAGATGATGGAGAGTTTGTATCATACAGTTAATGAGACATTTCTGTCATCTATTCTTCTGTGGTAAGCCGGGAAAGTCTTCGCTTGTTGCCCTTCATTTCAGAGGTttgccctctcctaacagtcctTCTTTTGGTTTCATACAATTTGAGGTTGACTGATTGGATCAGCATTTTTCTGACTCTAACACCTATTGCATTTTCCTCGCTCACTCCTGCCAAGCGCTCCTGGCACAGCTGAGCTTCTGATCCCAGACTCTCAGGTACCCTGGCATACTCCAGTGAGCTCCAGCTTCTATCCTGCGGGTGACTGACTTTGTTTCAGAAGCTATCTTTGTTCCTCTGGGCTTTTGGTAAGTTGTCATATGATCAAACCCCAGCTTCTAGGTCTGCTGTGGATGTCTTTGAGATACTGCCAGCTTACTCTCTCCAGTGGTGGGAGCAGTCAGTAGAGTTTGTCTTTCTTGTTACAGTTTGCAGACAGTGTTCTGCCAATGTCTCAGTAAGATTGAATTTTCAGCTTGTTTCAGGGTTTGCAGCATTCCTTTAGTTTGATGTATTGTTTGCCATATTTAAATTCATGGATCCCATCATTCAACTCTGCAGAATGTATTGATGTAATATTAGCAAAATGGGGAACTTCAGCAAGTATGGAGTTGGCATTTCTCTCACTTATTAAGCAGTGCTGTTATCCTTGAAAATGTCTCGTACGACAGCGCACaaattgttttgtaaaatatttatttttgttttaaaattttaggtAAATTAGATGAATATACTTCCTTGTGGAGCTTTGGTAgtgtggtagttttttttttgcttggataCGGATATTTGGACTTTGGCTGAAAGAACTAGTTCTTTTAGGTAATAGGTTTTGTGTGTTTGGTGCAATTTATTgtcatgcctttttttttccttttcagtagaTGGAACTAAAGAAACTGTTCTGAAGAAATATTGTGGTAGGCCAAAGAATCATTTCTAACAGGCATTTAGTTTCCAAACACATATGTTATATCatcagaaaaacaattaataaagatATTCTTATAGCACAGATGAGGTGGcagatataaagaataaaattaagaagTTAGAAGAAGAGTACAAGTGTTGGAagtcattattaaagaaaaggaaacgtGCATGTTTGTCTGCTAAGAGGTAAGCAAAGTgattccctctctcccctctttctttcAGAAAGTTAATCAAGTGGAGACTTTATTGGAAAAATTGTTTTGATGTCAACTTGGTTGAGAAAAAATATCACCATGACCTGCTTGCAGCAAATGATGAAGTTATCCTGATGTTCATTCTCagttacagtatttgttttcttGAATCAAGAAAACAAGATCACTTGTGTAAAATCCAGGTTAAACACTCCTTCCTGCTTTTTCCAGGGGAAAGGatgaattttttgttcttttctccaGATCAGAATCAtaccattatttgttttgttttgttttattttaggaaatttcATGAAGCCAGATCTGGTGAGATAAAGATAGAGGATGATTGCAAAAACAAGCTGACATGTGAGCAGCAGAGTATATTAGCAACAAGACCTGATTACTGTCAGTATATGAAGGTAAGGAAGGAAATACACCGTAGCCTGCTATTTTAGAAGTTATTAAATGTATTATAGTGCCAGACTCATtttactctgatttttttttgttgcacaGGTACAGTAATATGGACATTTGCCTAAAGCAAGTTCTAGTCTTTCAGTGAATgattatttcttacttttatagCTACTTTCTCTGGAAAGAAATGGAATGCACTGTGCATTATAAACTTTAATGCCTGTAACACTAGGAGTCaatgtaattacaacatttaactatttattttttaatttctctcactATTAATTCATGTTATCTTTATAAATCTTGTTA harbors:
- the LOC136847693 gene encoding uncharacterized protein isoform X5; translated protein: MKHIPRFQSTQITGISSVWYYVTALNMAGRLVIEVKQSVSIKYPRDSDDGKNVTQPVALTPQNGALAKEPVPNISRLPAVRTSSCQLEVPLTRTPKIVEVKSLSVTLQVSKPSANNSPVVSETQVARSYGSNTPVMRSSMDNTSPSAKLKCTSKDEMPHVLPVMTPKSDQLAPRGSKENIIGEQSTRTPRTRNPNSSKCYCTPKIPYLAVHPKSSVLEVAHNGNKRYDSKGFADQCQVNDNICETPADKSGGHQLDPEKQKQCDLRGGAYKDLECAFDVESEQDNLPCALVTEKGKELPESSTISHIGRNFTRLDSVMPSTDTSRHDFLEEFQKVVERVKTKRSTLSRRRSIQSFGGRKSFGSGLPMQSLTDQISNIDANLPYDTKVSHLIDISLREALRRLEEECKTDECLEDVRLDLITNSERIGSCTSYKVVDECKSRKKIDSTLQSTDEVADIKNKIKKLEEEYKCWKSLLKKRKRACLSAKRKFHEARSGEIKIEDDCKNKLTCEQQSILATRPDYCQYMKVQ
- the LOC136847693 gene encoding uncharacterized protein isoform X3; its protein translation is MKHIPRFQSTQITGISSVWYYVTALNMAGRLVIEVKQSVSIKYPRDSDDGKNVTQPVALTPQNGALAKEPVPNISRLPAVRTSSCQLEVPLTRTPKIVEVKSLSVTLQVSKPSANNSPVVSETQVARSYGSNTPVMRSSMDNTSPSAKLKCTSKDEMPHVLPVMTPKSDQLAPRGSKENIIGEQSTRTPRTRNPNSSKCYCTPKIPYLAVHPKSSVLEVAHNGNKRYDSKGFADQCQVNDNICETPADKSGGHQLDPEKQKQCDLRGGAYKDLECAFDVESEQDNLPCALVTEKGKELPESSTISHIGRNFTRLDSVMPSTDTSRHDFLEEFQKVVERVKTKRSTLSRRRSIQSFGGRKSFGSGLPMQSLTDQISNIDANLPYDTKVSHLIDISLREALRRLEEECKTDECLEDVRLDLITNSERIGSCTSYKVVDECKSRKKIDSTLQRKFHEARSGEIKIEDDCKNKLTCEQQSILATRPDYCQYMKEVQMAQEKVFFIMQEVNHTTNLFSSFLMASKAVGDSCYFAIEEMFLGTVKSQPLKCSFETLMKLGDSPLS
- the LOC136847693 gene encoding uncharacterized protein isoform X6 — its product is MKHIPRFQSTQITGISSVWYYVTALNMAGRLVIEVKQSVSIKYPRDSDDGKNVTQPVALTPQNGALAKEPVPNISRLPAVRTSSCQLEVPLTRTPKIVEVKSLSVTLQVSKPSANNSPVVSETQVARSYGSNTPVMRSSMDNTSPSAKLKCTSKDEMPHVLPVMTPKSDQLAPRGSKENIIDQISNIDANLPYDTKVSHLIDISLREALRRLEEECKTDECLEDVRLDLITNSERIGSCTSYKVVDECKSRKKIDSTLQSTDEVADIKNKIKKLEEEYKCWKSLLKKRKRACLSAKRKFHEARSGEIKIEDDCKNKLTCEQQSILATRPDYCQYMKEVQMAQEKVFFIMQEVNHTTNLFSSFLMASKAVGDSCYFAIEEMFLGTVKSQPLKCSFETLMKLGDSPLS
- the LOC136847693 gene encoding uncharacterized protein isoform X2; this encodes MAGRLVIEVKQSVSIKYPRDSDDGKNVTQPVALTPQNGALAKEPVPNISRLPAVRTSSCQLEVPLTRTPKIVEVKSLSVTLQVSKPSANNSPVVSETQVARSYGSNTPVMRSSMDNTSPSAKLKCTSKDEMPHVLPVMTPKSDQLAPRGSKENIIGEQSTRTPRTRNPNSSKCYCTPKIPYLAVHPKSSVLEVAHNGNKRYDSKGFADQCQVNDNICETPADKSGGHQLDPEKQKQCDLRGGAYKDLECAFDVESEQDNLPCALVTEKGKELPESSTISHIGRNFTRLDSVMPSTDTSRHDFLEEFQKVVERVKTKRSTLSRRRSIQSFGGRKSFGSGLPMQSLTDQISNIDANLPYDTKVSHLIDISLREALRRLEEECKTDECLEDVRLDLITNSERIGSCTSYKVVDECKSRKKIDSTLQSTDEVADIKNKIKKLEEEYKCWKSLLKKRKRACLSAKRKFHEARSGEIKIEDDCKNKLTCEQQSILATRPDYCQYMKEVQMAQEKVFFIMQEVNHTTNLFSSFLMASKAVGDSCYFAIEEMFLGTVKSQPLKCSFETLMKLGDSPLS
- the LOC136847693 gene encoding uncharacterized protein isoform X1, which encodes MKHIPRFQSTQITGISSVWYYVTALNMAGRLVIEVKQSVSIKYPRDSDDGKNVTQPVALTPQNGALAKEPVPNISRLPAVRTSSCQLEVPLTRTPKIVEVKSLSVTLQVSKPSANNSPVVSETQVARSYGSNTPVMRSSMDNTSPSAKLKCTSKDEMPHVLPVMTPKSDQLAPRGSKENIIGEQSTRTPRTRNPNSSKCYCTPKIPYLAVHPKSSVLEVAHNGNKRYDSKGFADQCQVNDNICETPADKSGGHQLDPEKQKQCDLRGGAYKDLECAFDVESEQDNLPCALVTEKGKELPESSTISHIGRNFTRLDSVMPSTDTSRHDFLEEFQKVVERVKTKRSTLSRRRSIQSFGGRKSFGSGLPMQSLTDQISNIDANLPYDTKVSHLIDISLREALRRLEEECKTDECLEDVRLDLITNSERIGSCTSYKVVDECKSRKKIDSTLQSTDEVADIKNKIKKLEEEYKCWKSLLKKRKRACLSAKRKFHEARSGEIKIEDDCKNKLTCEQQSILATRPDYCQYMKEVQMAQEKVFFIMQEVNHTTNLFSSFLMASKAVGDSCYFAIEEMFLGTVKSQPLKCSFETLMKLGDSPLS
- the LOC136847693 gene encoding uncharacterized protein isoform X4 is translated as MKHIPRFQSTQITGISSVWYYVTALNMAGRLVIEVKQSVSIKYPRDSDDGKNVTQPVALTPQNGALAKEPVPNISRLPAVRTSSCQLEVPLTRTPKIVEVKSLSVTLQVSKPSANNSPVVSETQVARSYGSNTPVMRSSMDNTSPSAKLKCTSKDEMPHVLPVMTPKSDQLAPRGSKENIIGEQSTRTPRTRNPNSSKCYCTPKIPYLAVHPKSSVLEVAHNGNKRYDSKGFADQCQVNDNICETPADKSGGHQLDPEKQKQCDLRGGAYKDLECAFDVESEQDNLPCALVTEKGKELPESSTISHIGRNFTRLDSVMPSTDTSRHDFLEEFQKVVERVKTKRSTLSRRRSIQSFGGRKSFGSGLPMQSLTDQISNIDANLPYDTKVSHLIDISLREALRRLEEECKTDECLEDVRLDLITNSERIGSCTSYKVVDECKSRKKIDSTLQSTDEVADIKNKIKKLEEEYKCWKSLLKKRKRACLSAKRKFHEARSGEIKIEDDCKNKLTCEQQSILATRPDYCQYMKRKCSWAQ